The Deltaproteobacteria bacterium genome includes the window GAGGCTCCATTCCTTGAGAGGATGGAGCGATGGGAAGGAAGAGCAAGTTCTCACCTGAGGTCCGGGAGCGATCGGTTCGGCTGGTCTTCGAGCACAAGAGCAAGTACGGCTCGGAGTGGGAGGCGATCGGCTCGATCGCGGCGAAGATCGGTTGCACGGCGGAGACGCTGCGCAAATGGGTTC containing:
- a CDS encoding IS3 family transposase, with amino-acid sequence MGRKSKFSPEVRERSVRLVFEHKSKYGSEWEAIGSIAAKIGCTAETLRKWV